One Candida dubliniensis CD36 chromosome 1, complete sequence genomic region harbors:
- a CDS encoding aldehyde dehydrogenase, putative (similarity to prokaryotic protein;~Similar to C. albicans ALD4;~Similar to Acinetobacter sp. hcaB) produces the protein MTSRTIPSIIAGQEVSDAEFVHPVYSHEDTNKVIHTFSYIQVSSNIINQLAENSKNGFKEWSNTPVSTKKEIFYKCLEILREKKNEFIEAHKEIGGPDWFANVNIDNAIGHLEEYIGNLSNSEGELFHSEHNKLALTVRSPVGPVLSIVPWNAPVILGARSIFAPLAAGCSVIAKSSEKAPRAVYLLVKCLIEAGVPANVVQLVHLKPEDNPKFLDALLATGAIKKINFTGSTLTGKQIACTAAKYSVPCLLELGGKNVSIVCQDADIKKAVGNIIWSAWAHKGQICMSTDKVFVHDTIYNDFKSELIKIASDIVQDPDYSIAHRDPLGASKVVELLNDALKKGASLIFGNLDDSEVKKNNVVSPMVLEGVTPEMKINSTESFGPIFAIEKFTDVNAVVDRVNEDDYGLKASIWSSNLMNAIDLAKRIECGGVHINNSSISDESHLPHGGVKSSGNGRFNSKWGVNEFSFIKTITANP, from the coding sequence ATGACATCGAGGACTATTCCATCTATCATAGCTGGTCAAGAAGTGTCTGACGCCGAGTTTGTACATCCTGTTTACAGTCACGAGGATACAAACAAAGTGATTCATACTTTTAGCTACATACAAGTTTCCTCAAACATCATAAACCAACTTGCAGAGAATTCCAAAAATGGATTTAAAGAATGGTCCAACACTCCAGTTTCtacaaagaaagaaattttttataaatgTTTAGAGATATTGagagagaagaaaaatgaatttattgagGCACACAAGGAGATTGGAGGTCCTGATTGGTTTGCAAATGtcaatattgataatgctATTGGTCACCTTGAAGAATATATTGGAAATTTATCTAATTCAGAAGGTGAATTGTTTCATTCAGAGCACAACAAATTGGCATTGACTGTTAGACTGCCTGTTGGACCTGTGCTTTCGATTGTTCCATGGAATGCACCAGTGATTTTGGGTGCTAGAAGTATTTTTGCTCCATTAGCAGCTGGTTGTTCTGTAATAGCCAAATCTTCCGAAAAAGCTCCACGAGCCGTATATTTGTTGGTAAAATGCTTAATTGAAGCCGGAGTTCCCGCAAATGTCGTACAATTAGTTCATTTGAAACCAGAAGATAATCCAAAGTTTTTAGATGCTTTGTTAGCTACAGGGGCcataaagaaaatcaacTTCACTGGATCGACATTAACCGGGAAGCAAATTGCTTGTACTGCTGCTAAATACTCGGTTCCATGTTTATTGGAGTTGGGTGGCAAAAATGTTTCAATTGTATGTCAAGATGCTGATATTAAAAAAGCTGTGGGTAACATAATTTGGAGTGCGTGGGCACATAAGGGACAAATATGTATGAGTACTGACAAGGTGTTTGTACATGACACAATTTACAATGATTTTAAGCTggaattgattaaaattGCCTCTGACATAGTACAAGATCCAGACTATTCAATTGCACATCGCGATCCTCTTGGAGCTAGTAAAGTGGTGGAATTGCTCAATGATGCATTAAAAAAGGGTGCTTCCTTGATTTTTGGTAATTTAGACGATTCAGAGgtgaagaaaaataatgttGTTTCTCCGATGGTTTTGGAAGGTGTAACCCCAGAAATGAAGATTAACAGTACTGAAAGTTTTGGGCCTATTTTTGCTATAGAAAAATTTACTGATGTTAATGCTGTGGTTGATAGAGTAAACGAAGATGATTATGGATTGAAGGCGTCTATTTGGTCTTCTAATTTAATGAACGCTATTGATTTGGcgaaaagaattgaatgtGGTGGGGTTCatatcaataattcaagTATTAGTGATGAATCTCATCTCCCACATGGTGGAGTAAAGTCAAGTGGAAATGGTAGATTTAACAGTAAATGGGGGGTCAACGAGTTTCTGTTCATCAAGACTATAACTGCTAATCCTTGA